A genomic stretch from Deltaproteobacteria bacterium includes:
- the thiD gene encoding bifunctional hydroxymethylpyrimidine kinase/phosphomethylpyrimidine kinase, with amino-acid sequence MTIPVTLSVAGSDSSAGAGIQVDLRMFSALGTYGTTAITALTAQNPGEVTGVVGVEAAFVKAQIDAVFAGMPVRAMKTGMLWSAEVIQVVADFLKENPKIACVVDPVMIATSGAKLVADEAIEVYKNSLLPRATLMTPNIDEAQVLLDGKPIGGDDQEAAARELSKRYRCAVLLKGGHLSGDPVDLLFENGEVYHWKHPRLENVNTHGSGCMLAAAITAHLAHGRSLREAVGKGLDAVHHVLAHPTEPAQGLALAGIESLKV; translated from the coding sequence ATGACTATTCCTGTAACACTTTCCGTGGCTGGTTCTGATTCAAGTGCAGGTGCAGGCATCCAAGTTGATTTGCGCATGTTTTCTGCCCTGGGAACCTATGGCACCACAGCCATCACAGCACTCACAGCTCAAAACCCGGGCGAGGTAACTGGAGTGGTGGGGGTAGAGGCGGCCTTTGTTAAGGCTCAGATAGATGCCGTCTTTGCGGGTATGCCCGTACGAGCGATGAAGACTGGAATGCTCTGGTCGGCTGAAGTGATCCAAGTGGTGGCTGATTTCTTGAAAGAGAACCCCAAGATTGCCTGTGTTGTGGACCCCGTGATGATTGCAACCAGTGGCGCAAAGCTTGTAGCCGATGAAGCCATCGAGGTTTACAAGAATTCCCTTTTACCCCGTGCCACGTTGATGACCCCAAATATCGATGAAGCCCAGGTTCTTCTGGATGGTAAGCCAATCGGTGGAGATGACCAAGAAGCAGCTGCACGAGAGCTGAGTAAGCGCTACCGGTGTGCAGTATTACTGAAGGGTGGGCATCTTTCAGGAGATCCTGTGGACCTCTTGTTCGAAAATGGCGAAGTGTATCATTGGAAGCACCCGCGTTTGGAAAACGTAAATACCCATGGCAGCGGGTGTATGTTGGCGGCTGCCATTACAGCGCATTTAGCTCATGGAAGAAGTTTACGAGAAGCAGTGGGAAAAGGCCTGGATGCCGTCCACCATGTACTTGCACACCCTACGGAGCCTGCACAAGGTTTGGCATTGGCAGGCATCGAGTCTTTGAAGGTTTAA
- a CDS encoding SIS domain-containing protein translates to MKSHLVESAAVKLRVGDVCMPAISTAIDLIENAFRNGRKLMICGNGGSAADAQHMAAEFVGRLSKELDRPSLPALALTTDTSFLTSYSNDCGYEGVFARQIEGLGKQGDVLLGISTSGGSRNILEAIKQCQKMGIFVVVLAGEDGLREGTADAVIAVPSKNTQFIQESHLSIEHIICDQVEQRLYGQF, encoded by the coding sequence ATCAAAAGTCATCTGGTAGAAAGTGCCGCGGTCAAATTGCGGGTTGGTGATGTTTGTATGCCTGCGATCTCCACAGCCATCGATTTGATCGAGAACGCTTTTAGAAACGGCCGTAAATTAATGATCTGTGGTAACGGCGGAAGTGCCGCAGATGCCCAACATATGGCGGCCGAGTTCGTTGGCCGATTGAGTAAGGAACTTGATAGGCCTAGTTTGCCCGCTCTCGCGCTTACAACTGACACGTCATTCCTGACATCCTATTCGAACGACTGTGGTTACGAAGGTGTATTTGCGAGGCAAATAGAAGGATTGGGTAAACAAGGTGATGTCTTGTTAGGAATCTCGACCAGTGGTGGTTCAAGAAATATTTTAGAGGCTATCAAGCAGTGTCAAAAAATGGGAATATTTGTGGTCGTTCTAGCAGGGGAAGATGGATTGCGTGAGGGGACGGCCGACGCTGTGATTGCGGTTCCCAGCAAGAACACCCAGTTTATTCAAGAGTCGCACTTATCTATTGAGCACATTATCTGTGACCAGGTAGAGCAGCGTCTCTATGGTCAATTCTGA
- a CDS encoding beta-lactamase family protein has translation MRFGVIICFCLVMSGCDTAHDLEGEPVDALTSSPETSEPEHSEPENEPSDGSDVVDEPVDPWQRVRDRISFSTIQSLSFAVGTADGVVFTHHKGESTATTAYSSASAIKWVTAAVILRLVEEGLLGLDNHPQDYLAWWTDDPEDERSRVTVRQLLSFTSGLSGTPFGDNTPRCLEDESTTIALCAQQIYESAFSYVPGEAYFYGPSHMQVLAAIAEAASGESWADLYSSRVAEPVGMINTEYNWPSTENPRISGGAQTTMQDFQRFAESMLTNAYWPTTWSEMLIDHTASPGVTFEYSPMTNGSRGWHYGLGVWLECLNPQWDETCERVDVISASGLFGFHLWLDLARGHYAVLAMEDSFSGWSTSIQLSILLREDVAAAVASGETQP, from the coding sequence ATGCGATTCGGGGTGATAATTTGTTTTTGCTTGGTGATGTCAGGTTGTGACACTGCCCACGACTTGGAAGGGGAGCCAGTAGACGCTCTTACTTCATCTCCGGAAACTTCCGAGCCAGAGCATTCCGAGCCAGAAAATGAGCCGAGTGACGGGAGCGATGTTGTAGATGAACCGGTAGATCCCTGGCAGCGGGTTCGAGACCGAATCTCTTTTAGTACCATCCAGTCTCTTAGCTTTGCCGTCGGCACGGCTGATGGAGTTGTTTTCACCCATCACAAAGGTGAATCCACGGCTACCACAGCTTATTCGAGTGCCAGTGCCATCAAATGGGTAACGGCTGCGGTTATTTTGCGACTCGTTGAAGAGGGCTTGTTAGGCTTGGACAATCACCCTCAAGATTACTTGGCGTGGTGGACCGATGATCCAGAGGATGAACGGAGCAGGGTAACCGTGAGGCAACTCTTGTCTTTTACCTCCGGACTTTCTGGAACACCTTTTGGCGACAATACGCCGAGGTGCCTGGAAGACGAGTCCACAACCATTGCTCTATGTGCGCAACAGATTTACGAGAGTGCGTTTAGTTACGTTCCAGGAGAGGCTTACTTTTATGGACCGTCGCACATGCAGGTTTTGGCCGCTATTGCGGAGGCAGCCTCGGGGGAGAGTTGGGCTGACTTATATTCTTCACGGGTCGCTGAGCCTGTGGGAATGATAAATACTGAGTACAATTGGCCCAGTACCGAAAACCCGCGGATATCGGGCGGTGCTCAAACCACCATGCAAGATTTTCAACGTTTTGCAGAATCTATGCTTACGAATGCTTATTGGCCGACAACGTGGAGCGAGATGTTGATAGACCACACAGCTTCACCTGGGGTGACTTTCGAATACAGTCCGATGACCAATGGGAGCCGCGGCTGGCATTATGGTCTTGGGGTTTGGCTTGAGTGCCTTAATCCGCAATGGGACGAAACCTGCGAGAGGGTGGATGTGATTTCTGCATCGGGGCTCTTTGGATTTCATTTATGGCTGGATCTAGCTCGAGGGCATTATGCCGTATTGGCGATGGAAGATTCTTTCAGTGGCTGGTCCACATCAATCCAACTTTCTATTTTATTGCGCGAAGATGTCGCCGCTGCGGTAGCCAGTGGTGAAACCCAGCCTTAA